The Megalops cyprinoides isolate fMegCyp1 chromosome 19, fMegCyp1.pri, whole genome shotgun sequence genome has a window encoding:
- the LOC118794869 gene encoding stAR-related lipid transfer protein 3-like, which yields MAGGAEHDDFGGSLPTVNSLNASLSQASAAVPSPRYLPCTPGERKAISDVRRTFCLFVTFDLLFISLLWIIELNTTNTIWQNLKTEVVHYNFKSSFFDIFLLALFRFVSLQIGYAALRLRHWWVIAITTLVTCAFLIAKVIHSNLLSQNVFGYVIPIASFVVAWLETWFLDFKVFTQEAQDDRAYLASLHAACERGPMLYPRAVSDGQFYSPPESLAGSEEELDEEGLGRRVVTAQEKEFVRQGREAMAVVDQILSQEENWRLEKNNELGDAVYTMEIPFYGKTFILKAFMQCPAELVYQEVILQPEKMVQWNKTVSACQILQRVDDNTMVSYDVSAGAAGGVVSPRDFVNVRRVESRRDRYVSAGMATSHEAKPPQSRFVRGENGPGGFVVLKSSSNPTVCTFIWVLNTDLKGRLPRYLIHQSLAATMFEFMVHLRQRISSLHSTVY from the exons ATGGCGGGCGGAGCGGAGCACGACGACTTTGGGGGCAGCCTCCCGACCGTCAACTCCCTGAACGCCTCCTTATCGCAGGCATCGGCGGCCGTCCCGTCCCCTCGCTACCTGCCCTGTACCCCCGGGGAGCGTAAGGCCATCTCTGACGTCCGGCGGACCTTTTGCCTCTTCGTCACCTTCGACCTGCTCTTCATCTCCCTGCTGTGGATCATCGAACTCAAT ACCACAAACACTATCTGGCAGAACCTGAAGACTGAGGTGGTGCACTACAACTTCAAGTCCTCCTTCTTTGACATCTTT ctCCTGGCACTGTTCCgttttgtgtctctgcagatTGGCTACGCTGCCCTGCGACTGAGGCACTGGTGGGTCATAGCG ATCACCACGCTGGTGACCTGCGCCTTCCTCATCGCGAAAGTCATCCACTCCAAT CTGCTATCCCAGAATGTCTTTGGCTACGTGATTCCCATCGCCTCCTTTGTGGTGGCATGGCTGGAGACCTGGTTCTTGGACTTCAAGGTGTTCACTCAGGAAGCCCAGGATGACAGAG CGTACCTGGCATCCCTTCATGCAGCATGTGAGCGTGGCCCCATGCTGTATCCTCGCGCCGTGTCTGACGGACAGTTCTACTCCCCACCAGAGTCCCTGGCAG ggtCTGAGGAGGAGTTGGATGAGGAGGGGCTAGGCCGCAGGGTAGTCACTGCACAG GAGAAGGAGTTTGTGCGGCAGGGCCGGGAGGCCATGGCAGTCGTGGATCAGATCCTCTCCCAGGAGGAAAACTGGAGGTTGGAGAAGAACAAT GAACTTGGTGATGCCGTTTACACTATGGAGATCCCCTTTTATGGCAAGACCTTCATTCTTAAG GCCTTTATGCAGTGCCCAGCGGAGCTGGTGTACCAGGAGGTCATTCTGCAGCCAGAGAAGATGGTTCAGTGGAACAAGACGGTCTCTGCCTGCCAG ATCCTGCAGCGTGTGGATGACAACACAATGGTGTCTTATGATGTCTCCgctggagcagcagggggaGTTGTTTCCCCCAG GGACTTTGTCAATGTGCGGCGTGTGGAGAGCAGACGGGACCGCTACGTCTCAGCGGGGATGGCCACCAGTCACGAGGCCAAGCCGCCCCAGAGCCGCTTCGTCAG GGGTGAGAATGGGCCGGGGGGATTTGTGGTCCTCAAGTCCAGCAGTAATCCAACTGTGTGTACTTTCATCTGGGTCCTCAACACAGACCTCAAG gGCCGACTCCCCCGTTACCTAATCCACCAAAGCCTAGCTGCCACCATGTTTGAATTCATGGTCCACTTGCGCCAGCGGATTAGCAGCTTGCACTCTACTGTGTattaa
- the ppp1r1b gene encoding protein phosphatase 1 regulatory subunit 1B, giving the protein MDPSPSAEVGAQTKERKKIHFSVPATVHSQLDPRQVEMIRRRRPTPATLFRVADQSSPEDDNATHQWVVGENGVLKPKRVNPSVYQPPSLKAVQRMAQAHMQTLGACPTLEDPPEGEESEDYLSLGEEDPQAEMGALDSQSESLHRPEVPAEKALGDEEGKEEEEEEGEDTRRRE; this is encoded by the exons ATGGATCCCTCGCCATCAGCTGAGGTTGGGGCCCAAAccaaagagaggaagaagatcCACTTCTCTGTCCCGGCGACAGTGCACAGCCAGCTGGACCCCCGGCAAGTGGAGATG ATCCGCCGCCGGAGGCCCACACCTGCCACGCTGTTCAGAGTTGCAGACCAGTCGTCCCCTGAGGATGACAACGCAACCCATCAG TGGGTTGTAGGGGAGAACGGGGTCCTCAAGCCCAAGCGTGTGAACCCGAGTGTGTATCAGCCTCCATCACTGAAAG CCGTACAGCGGATGGCtcaagcacacatgcagaccCTGGGTGCCTGCCCCACCCTGGAGGACCCCcctgagggggaggagagcgAGGACTACCTCTCactgggggaggagg ATCCTCAGGCAGAGATGGGCGCTTtggacagccaatcagaatcacTGCACAGGCCGGAGGTTCCTGCAGAGAAGGCCCTCGGAGATGAAGAGggcaaagaggaagaggaggaggaaggggaggataCAAGGAGAAGGGAGTGA